The sequence TTGTGCATAAACTCTGTGAATTACAGTGCCATTtccatatattataatataattatattattctacaattaaatattttattcgaTTCAGGCTATATCTCCTAATACAGAATTTCTGTAAGGAATTTCCATGGGCAATTTATTGGGCGCAACGTCTCGTGCATTGGAAGTTGTCATGGAATTATTATAAAgtttcatatatattttgtacTAATTTACTGTGATCAATAATGCATTTATGATATGCAAAACTATAATAAAGTGACAATCCTTGCCATATTTTTGTCGACGTATCGCCGAATACGCGCTCGATGGTTACTCTACAAGCGAACGCGATTCACTGCGTGTCCAGTGAAAATTCGCGCGCTGAATCATTCATAGTTATGGAAGCGTTTAAAACCGTATACCTATAAACGAATTTGACCTTTTGAGAATTATTAGAAGATCAAACCAATTTGCAAAAAGAGATCTGCTCACCGGAGATGATTGATAAGCTGAGCAAGAGAGAACACGGGCTCGTGATTAAATAAACTGTCATATAAGCAATAGAAATAGAAGATGGAAAATTAGTGGATGTTCCGTGCACATCAACACAGCCTGTCGCGAGCACGCACTTGTTTAATGAGAGCTCGAGGCGTAGAAGGCAAGTTAAATATTCACCGCAGCGGAGAAAATGCGACTGTTCAATAAGAATCAGTGTCCACTGAACTGTTTGTACTCATAACACTGACATCGTTACCCTTTATTTCGATTTATGGTTGGGCGCATTTCTGAGGGAGCGCTTTATTTGTGCAACACACTGTGTCGTTCTGCTCACTTTGCACGTCTCATAACCAGCGCGAGAACTTAAAGTCAAGGTCATGCAGAACAAACACAGTTTAAACAATGATTTCATGCTTCATGGAACGACAATGCGATATGAATATGCATGTTTTTGAAACAATAAAATACCagttaactggaaaaaaaaaaaaaaaaaatcctttcactTTTAGTATTGGGAATAAAGGGTACTTGTCCAAAGTAGTATGGTATAAACTCTCTGAAAGGCAAGCCCTACACCAACTATGcactctataaataaataaacgttttaccccaaataaccatttttttatttatttatattaactatTCTGAATTGGGAAGGTATTGatatttaatacttaatatttaatacagagttgtttagttcattttaaatatgacaATCTTGTTTTAAATACATTGTTAAGGCATTTCTATGCACTAAGAAaagctgtaaaaataaaatttatatccATATTGATTTTTGCCATATTTTGAATTCAGCATTGCATTGTGTTAAAGGAATGTCCAATAAACTTAGCAGACAATGTTAGATGAAATCATTATTCTATAGATTTTTATCCTTCAGTATGTGCATAAGAATCAAGCATGCaagtttaatttcacattttaaaagtcaTGCTGCTGAGATAAAGCTCTATTTTGCAttctcattttcttctttttaggCCTTTGGTGACACAAAAATCAACGGTTCCTTGTCAAATCAGTGCCTGCATTCAAATATGGCGACCCAGGGGCCCATGTGCAACACCTCAATCCCAGACTATACAAACCAGTCCAATGAAACCACAAATTTTTCCCTTCAACAGAATGGGGACTCGATGTCCGAGGAAGACAGCACGAAGGTCCTGGCCGTAATCTACGTCGTGGTGTTCATCGTGGGTTTGACGGGAAACTCTCTGGCCATTTTCGTGGTCCTGCGCTACACCAAAATGAAGACGGTCACCAACATGTACATCTTAAACCTGGCAGTGGCCGACGAGCTGTACATCCTGGGAATTCCATTTCTCACCACCCACAACGTGCTCGGTTACTGGCCCTTTGGCAACTTCCTCTGTCGTATTGTGATGTGGGCAGACTCCATCAGTCAGTTTACCAGCACATTCTGTCTGACAGTAATGAGCATTGATCGCTATTTGGCTGTGGTGCATCCCATCCGCAGCACGAGGTGGCGGCGGCCCAGTGTTGCCAGGGTGATAAATAGCATGGTGTGGGCCCTGTCCTGTCTGCTGACACTGCCAGTCATCATTTACTGTGACGTTCAGCCGGAGCTCAACACCTGCAACCTGAGCTGGCCTGAACCGCGTGACATGTGGTCAACCGCTTTCATCCTCTACACCGCCATACTGGGTTTCTTCTGCCCACTTCTAATCATCTGCCTGTGTTACCTGCTCATTGTGATCAAGGTAAAGTCTGCTGGTGTACGAGCGGGACTCTCCAAACGCCGTAGTTCTGAGAAGAAAGTGACAAGAATGGTGGTGATCATCGTGGTGGTGTTCGCCCTCTGCTGGCTGCCGTTTTTCTTTCTTAACATCTTCAACCTGATCAGCACCCTCCCGGAGAACGGCCTCGTCTCCGGCATCTACTTTCTCACCGTCATCCTGACCTACGTCAACAGCTGCGCCAATCCGCTGCTCTACGGGTTTCTGTCGGACAACTTCAAGCGGAGCTTCAAGCAAGTGCTGTGCATCCACAGGGTCAACGGGGTCAGCGAGGTTCACCCTGTTCACGCCCGACTCAGCAGGTCCCAGCAGAATGAGCCCTTCTTCTCTCCAAGGAGCTCTGATTTCAACGAAAATGTGCAGAGCGGTCATGTAAGGgcctttcattctatatattttcATGACC comes from Carassius auratus strain Wakin chromosome 3, ASM336829v1, whole genome shotgun sequence and encodes:
- the LOC113048878 gene encoding somatostatin receptor type 5: MATQGPMCNTSIPDYTNQSNETTNFSLQQNGDSMSEEDSTKVLAVIYVVVFIVGLTGNSLAIFVVLRYTKMKTVTNMYILNLAVADELYILGIPFLTTHNVLGYWPFGNFLCRIVMWADSISQFTSTFCLTVMSIDRYLAVVHPIRSTRWRRPSVARVINSMVWALSCLLTLPVIIYCDVQPELNTCNLSWPEPRDMWSTAFILYTAILGFFCPLLIICLCYLLIVIKVKSAGVRAGLSKRRSSEKKVTRMVVIIVVVFALCWLPFFFLNIFNLISTLPENGLVSGIYFLTVILTYVNSCANPLLYGFLSDNFKRSFKQVLCIHRVNGVSEVHPVHARLSRSQQNEPFFSPRSSDFNENVQSGHSIGLETEASAKTEIHQLGPEVSSQSI